One Schistocerca nitens isolate TAMUIC-IGC-003100 chromosome 1, iqSchNite1.1, whole genome shotgun sequence DNA segment encodes these proteins:
- the LOC126201922 gene encoding DDB1- and CUL4-associated factor 7-like: protein MASFPKRKEIYKYDAPWPLYSVNWSLRPDKRFRLALGSFVEEYNNKVQIVSLDENASSEFTAKSTFDHPYPTTKIMWIPDSKGVFPDLLATSGDYLRVWRAGEPETRLECVLNNNKNSDFCAPLTSFDWNEVDQNLIGTSSIDTTCTIWGLETGQVLGRTSSVTGHVKTQLIAHDKEVYDITFSRAGGGRDMFASVGADGSVRMFDLRHLEHSTIIYEDPRHTPLLRLAWNKQDPNYLATVAMDATEVIILDVRLPCVPVARLNNHRACVNGIAWAPHSSCHICTAGDDHQALIWDIQQMPLAIEDPILAYTAAEGEINQIQWGATQPDWIAICYNKCLEILRV from the coding sequence atGGCGAGTTTTCCAAAACGTAAGGAGATATATAAATACGACGCACCGTGGCCTCTGTATAGTGTGAACTGGTCTTTAAGACCAGACAAACGTTTCCGTCTGGCATTGGGTAGTTTTGTGGAGGAATACAATAATAAGGTACAGATTGTGTCTTTAGATGAAAATGCATCATCAGAATTCACTGCTAAAAGTACATTTGATCATCCATACCCCACAACCAAAATAATGTGGATACCAGATAGTAAAGGAGTGTTCCCCGACCTCCTCGCAACGAGTGGTGATTACTTACGTGTGTGGCGGGCAGGAGAGCCAGAAACTAGGCTAGAATGTGTACTAAATAACAACAAGAATTCGGACTTTTGTGCACCATTGACTTCGTTTGACTGGAACGAGGTAGATCAGAATCTAATTGGAACGTCTAGTATTGATACTACTTGTACCATTTGGGGCCTAGAAACAGGGCAGGTATTGGGCCGAACCAGTTCAGTGACAGGTCACGTAAAAACACAATTAATAGCCCATGACAAAGAAGTTTATGATATTACTTTCAGTCGTGCTGGTGGTGGTCGTGATATGTTTGCCTCGGTGGGTGCTGATGGCTCAGTCAGAATGTTCGATTTACGACATTTAGAGCATTCAACCATAATATACGAAGACCCGCGACATACACCGCTTCTTCGTTTAGCGTGGAACAAGCAAGATCCCAACTATTTGGCTACAGTTGCAATGGATGCTACAGAAGTTATAATACTAGATGTGAGGCTCCCATGTGTACCTGTTGCACGCCTTAATAACCATAGAGCATGTGTTAATGGTATAGCCTGGGCACCACACTCGTCTTGTCACATATGCACGGCAGGTGATGATCATCAGGCCCTTATCTGGGATATTCAGCAAATGCCCCTGGCAATAGAAGATCCAATTCTTGCCTATACTGCTGCTGAAGGAGAAATTAATCAGATACAGTGGGGTGCAACACAGCCTGATTGGATAGCCATTTGCTACAATAAATGTCTAGAAATTCTACGTGTATAA